In the Sus scrofa isolate TJ Tabasco breed Duroc chromosome 6, Sscrofa11.1, whole genome shotgun sequence genome, one interval contains:
- the OGFOD1 gene encoding prolyl 3-hydroxylase OGFOD1 isoform X1 — MKSITIYISSNRKILFEHFRAWLSDISKIDLESTIDMSCAKYEFSDALLCHDDELEGRRIAFILYLVPPWDRSLGGTLDMYSVDEHFQPKQIVKSLIPSWNTLVFFEVSPISFHQVSEVLSEEKSRLSISGWFHGPSLTRPPTYFEPLLPRSPHIPQDHEVLCDWINPTYLDMEYQVQIQEEFEESSEILLKEFLKPEKFAEVCEALEKGDVEWTSQGPPNKRFYEKAEESKLPKILKDCMALFRSEAMFLLLSNFTGLKLHFLAPSEEDELEDKKEGEAASPADNTEEGTSHSSFEPENSREAISDSSQQSNEQIDPEPEETKAKKESSVPTCQGELRHWKTGHYTLIHDNTKTEFALDLLLYCGCEGWEPEYGGFTSYIAKGEDEELLTVNPENNSLALVYRDRETLKFVKHINHRSLEQKKTFPNRTGFWNFSFVYYE, encoded by the exons ATGAAAAGTATAACGATTTATATAAGTTCCAACAG GAAAATTCTGTTTGAACATTTCCGGGCTTGGCTTTCTGACATTTCCAAGATTGATCTGGAATCAACCATTGACATGTCTTGTGCTAAATATGAATTTTCAG ATGCTCTGCTCTGCCATGATGACGAGCTGGAAGGGCGCCGGATCGCCTTCATTCTTTACCTGGTTCCTCCCTGGGACAGGAGCCTGGGGGGCACCTTGGACATGTACAGTGTTGATG AGCACTTTCAGCCGAAGCAGATTGTCAAGTCCCTTATCCCATCATGGAACACACTGGTTTTCTTCGAAGTATCTCCAATATCCTTTCACCAG GTGTCTGAAGTCCTGTCTGAAGAGAAGTCTCGTTTGTCTATCAGTGGCTGGTTTCATGGTCCTTCGCTGACCAGGCCTCCCACCTACTTTGAACCTCTCCTACCTCGGAGCCCTCACATCCCACAAGAT CATGAAGTTTTGTGTGACTGGATCAACCCTACTTATCTTGACATGGAATACCAAGTTCAAATACAAGAAGAATTTGAAGAAAGCTCCGAAATTCTCCTAAAAGAGTTCCTTAAG CCTGAGAAATTTGCAGAGGTGTGTGAGGCTTTGGAGAAAGGAGATGTGGAATGGACCAGCCAAGGTCCCCCTAACAAAAG GTTTTACGAGAAGGCTGAGGAGAGCAAGCTTCCCAAAATCCTGAAGGACTGCATGGCATTATTTCGCTCAGAGGCAATGTTCTTGCTGCTCTCCAACTTCACAGGCCTGAAACTTCACTTCTTGGCTCCTTCAGAAGAAGATGAGCTTGAAGacaaaaaagagggagaagcagCCTCTCCTGCTGATAACACTGAAGAAGGGACTAGCCACAGCTCCTTTGAGCCAGAGAACAGTCGGGAGGCCATTAGCGACAGCAGCCAACAGAGCAATGAACAGATAGACCCAGAGCCAGAGGAAACCAAAGCAAAGAAAG AATCAAGTGTTCCCACATGCCAGGGGGAACTGAGGCATTGGAAGACTGGTCACTACACTTTAATCCATGACAACACCAAGACTGAATTTGCCCTGGACCTCCTCCTCTACTGCGGCTGTGAAG GATGGGAGCCAGAATATGGTGGCTTTACCTCCTACATTGCCAAAGGTGAAGACGAAGAG CTACTGACAGTGAATCCAGAAAACAATTCTTTGGCCTTGGTCTACAGAGACAGAGAAACTCTGAAATTTGTTAAGCATATTAACCACCGAAGCCTGGAACAAAAGAAAACCTTCCCAAACAGAACAGGTTTCTGGAACTTTTCATTTGTCTACTACGAATGA
- the OGFOD1 gene encoding prolyl 3-hydroxylase OGFOD1: protein MNGKRSTELGPGRAGKKVKKEVMANISDAVTEETLKKQVAEAWSRRTPFRHEAIVMDMDPFLHCVIPNFIQSQSFLEGLQKELLNLDFHEKYNDLYKFQQSDDLKKRREPHICALRKILFEHFRAWLSDISKIDLESTIDMSCAKYEFSDALLCHDDELEGRRIAFILYLVPPWDRSLGGTLDMYSVDEHFQPKQIVKSLIPSWNTLVFFEVSPISFHQVSEVLSEEKSRLSISGWFHGPSLTRPPTYFEPLLPRSPHIPQDHEVLCDWINPTYLDMEYQVQIQEEFEESSEILLKEFLKPEKFAEVCEALEKGDVEWTSQGPPNKRFYEKAEESKLPKILKDCMALFRSEAMFLLLSNFTGLKLHFLAPSEEDELEDKKEGEAASPADNTEEGTSHSSFEPENSREAISDSSQQSNEQIDPEPEETKAKKESSVPTCQGELRHWKTGHYTLIHDNTKTEFALDLLLYCGCEGWEPEYGGFTSYIAKGEDEELLTVNPENNSLALVYRDRETLKFVKHINHRSLEQKKTFPNRTGFWNFSFVYYE from the exons AAGCCATTGTTATGGACATGGACCCCTTTCTTCACTGCGTGATCCCAAACTTCATCCAAAGCCAAAGCTTCTTGGAAGGACTTCAGAAGGAACTTTTGAACTTGGACTTCCATGAAAAGTATAACGATTTATATAAGTTCCAACAG TCTGATGatttgaagaaaagaagagagccTCACATCTGTGCTTTAAG GAAAATTCTGTTTGAACATTTCCGGGCTTGGCTTTCTGACATTTCCAAGATTGATCTGGAATCAACCATTGACATGTCTTGTGCTAAATATGAATTTTCAG ATGCTCTGCTCTGCCATGATGACGAGCTGGAAGGGCGCCGGATCGCCTTCATTCTTTACCTGGTTCCTCCCTGGGACAGGAGCCTGGGGGGCACCTTGGACATGTACAGTGTTGATG AGCACTTTCAGCCGAAGCAGATTGTCAAGTCCCTTATCCCATCATGGAACACACTGGTTTTCTTCGAAGTATCTCCAATATCCTTTCACCAG GTGTCTGAAGTCCTGTCTGAAGAGAAGTCTCGTTTGTCTATCAGTGGCTGGTTTCATGGTCCTTCGCTGACCAGGCCTCCCACCTACTTTGAACCTCTCCTACCTCGGAGCCCTCACATCCCACAAGAT CATGAAGTTTTGTGTGACTGGATCAACCCTACTTATCTTGACATGGAATACCAAGTTCAAATACAAGAAGAATTTGAAGAAAGCTCCGAAATTCTCCTAAAAGAGTTCCTTAAG CCTGAGAAATTTGCAGAGGTGTGTGAGGCTTTGGAGAAAGGAGATGTGGAATGGACCAGCCAAGGTCCCCCTAACAAAAG GTTTTACGAGAAGGCTGAGGAGAGCAAGCTTCCCAAAATCCTGAAGGACTGCATGGCATTATTTCGCTCAGAGGCAATGTTCTTGCTGCTCTCCAACTTCACAGGCCTGAAACTTCACTTCTTGGCTCCTTCAGAAGAAGATGAGCTTGAAGacaaaaaagagggagaagcagCCTCTCCTGCTGATAACACTGAAGAAGGGACTAGCCACAGCTCCTTTGAGCCAGAGAACAGTCGGGAGGCCATTAGCGACAGCAGCCAACAGAGCAATGAACAGATAGACCCAGAGCCAGAGGAAACCAAAGCAAAGAAAG AATCAAGTGTTCCCACATGCCAGGGGGAACTGAGGCATTGGAAGACTGGTCACTACACTTTAATCCATGACAACACCAAGACTGAATTTGCCCTGGACCTCCTCCTCTACTGCGGCTGTGAAG GATGGGAGCCAGAATATGGTGGCTTTACCTCCTACATTGCCAAAGGTGAAGACGAAGAG CTACTGACAGTGAATCCAGAAAACAATTCTTTGGCCTTGGTCTACAGAGACAGAGAAACTCTGAAATTTGTTAAGCATATTAACCACCGAAGCCTGGAACAAAAGAAAACCTTCCCAAACAGAACAGGTTTCTGGAACTTTTCATTTGTCTACTACGAATGA